The Rhizobium leguminosarum region CTTGAAAGAATTCGACATGGCCGATCAGCGGAATGTCGTAGGCAATGTGCATGAAGGTCTGCCGTGCGCCTGGACCTTCGAAGCCGTCACCCTGGATCGGTCCGTTGACGATCTGCTTCGGCAGGTCGAAGGACAGGAAGTAGGGCACCATCGAGGCAGCGACGACAGCCAGAATCCACAGCTGCTGCAGCCGCGTGTTCTTCCAGATGTAGCGGGCGAGGCTTTTTTCCATGGCTAACCGTCAGCTCGCTGGGAAATTCCGGGGGCCGGGATGGGGAGGAATGTTGAGAACAGGACCATGCAGCCGGACCGCCGATATCGCAATGAAAACAAGGCGAAGCGACCGGCTGCAGAAACGCCGATTCTCGCCGGAACATTGCTTATATCACAGGAATTTTGGATTAGGCGAGCGATTCAGCCAGCATGGAGCGAATGATGCCAGCGGTTTTCTCGGCTCCGTCGAGATCGAGCAATACCGGCCCGCGGCGCGGTGTCGCAAGCGCCTTTTCGACGGCCTCTTTCACATGGCCCGGGGTCAGTCCCTCTTCCGGCAGAATGCCGGCGAGATCAAGCGCCTGCAGCCGCTCGGCGCGCACAGTCTGCTCCGTCTCGCCGCCGACAACGAAGGGGATGAGGATTGCCCGGCATTCGGTGCGCAGCAGATCGCCGACCGTGTTGTAGCCGGCCTGCGAGATCGACACCTTGGCGCCGCGCAGCAGCGAGGGAAAATCCTTGCGGAAGCGCACCAGCGTCACATTCGCAGGCGCATTCTCTGCCAGCGCGGCGAAATCGGCTTCCGGCAGATTGGGGCCCGATATCAGCAGCCAGCGAAGATCGGCGGGCAATAACGCTGCCGCCTCTTTCGCCGCGCCGATCAGCGCGGCGCCGACCGCGCCGCCGCCCGCCGATGCGATGATGTCGAATGTCTCGGTCGGTCCCGGCGCCGGCGGCGCTGCGACGAGGCCGGTATAACGCAGCCTGTCGGCGATCTCCGCTGTCAGCGGGAAGGTGTCCTCGAGCCGGACGAAGCTCGGATCGCCGTGGACGAGTACGGCATCGAAATGCGCCTTGATCAGGGCGGCAGTCTCCGCGTCGCGGCCGGCCTTGCGGTTTTCCTGCAGGATGTCGCGCACCGAGCTCAAGAGTTTCGGCCGGGGTTCGGCCTTGTCGATTGCTGCAAGCAACGGCAGCAGCTCAAAGCGCATCTGCCGCCGGCCGAAGGGGAAAGCTTCGATGATCACGACATCGGGCCTTGCGGCATGAAAGGCGTCAAGCAGCAGATCCCGGCGGGCATGGAGGAAATCCTCGCCCGCTGGCCGGCCATCGGCATCGGCGAGGCCGGAGAAACCAGCATTGCTGGCAACGACCGCCGGCAGGGCCACGGTCTTTACGCCTTCGCCCGGGAAACCCGGAACCGGCAATCCGCCGGTCACGACAGTGACGTCGAAACCGTCCTTGGCGAGCGCACTGGCGATGCGGCTGGCGCGGGCGATATGGCCGATGCCGAGCAGATGCTGGACGTAGAAGAAGATACGCGGTGCCGTCATGACGCCTTCTGCCATTCGGCCTCGAACAGGCCGGTGAGCTGTCTGATGCTGGAGTGATAGTCAAAATCTTCGCGCACCCGCTTTTCGGCGGCGTCGCCGAGGCGCTTGCGCAGGGCCGGGTCGCGGATTGCCGCCTCCAGCGCTTTGGCAAGCAATGCCGGATCCTCCGGCGGCACCACCAGGCCGTTTTCGCCGTCCGTCAGCAGCTCCGGCACGCCGGATACCGCAGTCGAGAGGCAGACGAGCCGCTGGCTTGAGGCTTCCACCAGCACGTTCGGCAGGCCGTCGCGGTCGCCGTTGGCGGCGATCCGGCAGGCGAGCGCGAAGATGTCGGCACGGCGGTAGTGATCGAGCACGTCTTCCTGCGCCATGGCGCCCTTCCAGATGATGCGGTCGGCAAGGCCGAGTTCGGCCGCCAGCGCCTTCAGCTTCACAAGCTCCTCGCCGCCGCCGATATGGTCCATGCGCCAATGGAGGTCGGCGGGCAGCAGGGCCAGCGCGCGCAGCAGCACGTCGTAGCCCTTCTTTTCGACGGCGCGGCCGACGCTGAGGATGAAGGCGGGATCGGCGGGATCGCTGCCGGTCCTGTCCGAACGCTCGCCGGCAAAATGGCCGAAACGGGCAAGGTCGAGCCCATGGTAGCTCAAGTGCACCGCATCCTTGCGGGAGGTCAGCGCACGCATGTGCTCATAGCCCGTCCTGGTGCAGGTGACGGCCCAGCGGGCGCTGCCGAGTTTCTCGTGCAACTCCCAGTCGGGCGACGTCCATATGTCCTTGGCATGCGCCGAACAGGTCCAGGG contains the following coding sequences:
- a CDS encoding glycosyltransferase; amino-acid sequence: MPPRRKILVVLKGYPRLSETFIAQELLGLEKAGFDLTLISMRRPTDKKRHPVHDEIKARVVYLPEYLHEEPIRVLKGLVAGFSKPGFKALIKRFLADLKRDLSRNRFRRLGQALVLGREWPDGGEWLHAHFIHTPASVTEYASILTGTPWTCSAHAKDIWTSPDWELHEKLGSARWAVTCTRTGYEHMRALTSRKDAVHLSYHGLDLARFGHFAGERSDRTGSDPADPAFILSVGRAVEKKGYDVLLRALALLPADLHWRMDHIGGGEELVKLKALAAELGLADRIIWKGAMAQEDVLDHYRRADIFALACRIAANGDRDGLPNVLVEASSQRLVCLSTAVSGVPELLTDGENGLVVPPEDPALLAKALEAAIRDPALRKRLGDAAEKRVREDFDYHSSIRQLTGLFEAEWQKAS
- a CDS encoding glycosyltransferase family protein, translated to MTAPRIFFYVQHLLGIGHIARASRIASALAKDGFDVTVVTGGLPVPGFPGEGVKTVALPAVVASNAGFSGLADADGRPAGEDFLHARRDLLLDAFHAARPDVVIIEAFPFGRRQMRFELLPLLAAIDKAEPRPKLLSSVRDILQENRKAGRDAETAALIKAHFDAVLVHGDPSFVRLEDTFPLTAEIADRLRYTGLVAAPPAPGPTETFDIIASAGGGAVGAALIGAAKEAAALLPADLRWLLISGPNLPEADFAALAENAPANVTLVRFRKDFPSLLRGAKVSISQAGYNTVGDLLRTECRAILIPFVVGGETEQTVRAERLQALDLAGILPEEGLTPGHVKEAVEKALATPRRGPVLLDLDGAEKTAGIIRSMLAESLA